The Bombus vancouverensis nearcticus chromosome 3, iyBomVanc1_principal, whole genome shotgun sequence genomic sequence atttttcaattatttaaaatgtatataagtaatttattatttaattgtaGATCAAATATGTACATTTCAAGCTTATTCTAAGTAAAGTAATCTCAATAGTTCAAAATGAGAACGTTAATTGATTTGTGAAAAAAGCGCCGAAATCAAAATTTCTCCGTTGATCCAACTGATACACCACATTGGAATTTGTAAAACATGCGTATTGCGCAGAAGAAAAAACACCCTCAAAAATACGGCATCATGAGTAATAAGAACATATCTACAATCAACCGAATAGTGAAATGAACGATGTCATTTAGAATATCAAAAGATTGCAACGAATACGCAAACGTCCAATATATCAAGCATTCAGGGCGTTCAAGtctttttattagaaaaatgtCAATTTATCTTAATGTAATAACGACAATCATCACACCGGTCTATCAGTTAAGCTTTTTAAGAGTGGAAACAGCTTTTCTGGTCTTTTAAAGTGTATCGCTTTccaaataatacatttttcacAATTGCGTCAGTGGAGCCTCGCGGCGATACAAAGGAAATTTTTCGTCCGCCATGTTGGCGTTGGTCTGATAGGAGGGCGGACTTACCATACTGTAATCACAAAATTCTGCAACGTAGGTGAGCCATCCACAAAAATAATTGTTACACCCGTGATCGACAAGCATTAAATTGTAATTAGGTACTTCACGTAATGTACAGTGCATGAGCTATATCTAATATTTTACAGAACATTTTCGCTCGACTCGCTCAAGGACGCACACACTTCTAAACATGGCGACGGCTCCCGACAAATTTCGACCGCGACCAGATCTTGAGCTGCTCGCTACTTCACGTTTACACAAGCCACGGAGAGATGCCGCTCCAACTGGGCGCTGAATCTACGATTGGCCGAATACAACCGGATACTTGGCAACGTGGCAGTATCAGACGTTCCCGATTGGTTAgtagtaaaaatattaaaagggCTCGTTTTCCGACTAACAAATCAAATCAGCAACTATTATTTCTAAGTGTAAAACATGCATTCTTTACAATCTATCACTATATGGATTACAATATGCATGAAACCTATTAATAAAAAGATACTACATGTTATTACTTGTTGATAAGGATTGAAGATATATAAAAGCTTTATCGTATTTGGTAAAACAGTTTTATCTGATTATctgtaaaataatcaaatttcttaaaaatgATCACAAAGCGGGCGCTCTTATGatgttaaaaatatagaaattaaaagaTCTTGTAacagtaaattattattattatccttcGGTAATAATTTTATACTATTGTATAGTAACCGACAAATATAGACATACATTACATGTAGTATTACATCACTTTACATTCCTGGCATCGTATAGAAAGCCGTTATCCAAATGTTTCGCTTTAATTTATAATGCAAACAAATTGTTGAATAATATCACGAAACTACAAATCTTTTAAAACATTTTCTCTTTTACTTACAGCTACGCACCACGTGATTCGTGCATTATCTGTATATAGTATTTTGATAAttaagtattatattttttcttattgttTCTTGCTTTGATCATTATAGTTATTTATAAGGGAAAATGCCatacatattattaaaatacttgtaaaaatatttatgaatttcatatttttaattgataatatatttattcaatGGTAAtgttttctattttaaatatacaCAATTACTGAAGTATTATTAACACGGTGTATTtattagaataataaattttaatcaagTTTCATACTAAGCGCCGCATTATATACACTTAAATATACCACATGCTACTTATAACCATTATAATGTAACTACTATTAATAATACATGTAAGAGGAAGTAcagttaaaaaagaagaaaattgtacTTACTTTTTCGTTAATTCCTTCTGTGATTTTCTGTATCCGTGAATGTGCACATTTTCTACCCAAAatcgaaaaaatatatatctatatgctGAACACATGCGCAACTTCTCGTGATACAACGTATGCTAAACACATTTTCAAATGCAATGACACAGCCTCGATAAGTCTTCTCACAGAAAACCATAATTATATCTACGATAGATTCTATGTGAATCGTAAtcgaataataaatgaaattttgtataCTTCAAGTTTGTGACACGTTTTTCTGACTCTACTCGACTCTAGTATGCTCAACGAGATGTCCACGTGCGATACGGTACGTACAATCGTAAGAATGACGCTGAGGTCATTTCGGTACTCGGCGCATCATCTTTTGATTGCCTCTGTTACATTTACATTGATCTACGTAGTACGGGAGATaatgatttaaaatttttacctaaaattaataacgaaagatagcaaatttattaaattattttagaacgattatagatttttatacgaatattttcaaattcgattatGATTAATCATATATATCATGCAAATTGAAAAGTAGGGttacaatataaataataatcctAACTTTCCGGAAGTTTGTAAGTTTCagtttcaattaatttaaaaggaaaattacaaaaaaagatTATAATACAAAAGTAGGAAGTCTAAAGTATGATGTATAGAACTAGCGAATAGCGACAATAACGACTAAAGTACTGATTATCTTAAATATGACAAAACTAAGTGCGGCCATAAATTCAAAATTATCAAGCTCTGTGATAGAACAATTAGAACGTCAACACATTTGTACTATTATACAATTTGTAGATGAAGATCCTGAAAGATTGGCACATTTTACAGGATTATCGTTCAAGGTATATATACaagattatttataaaaaaaataatcgtaataaatatttctgaattaaatttactaataaataataatttttataaaatgttaattttaagGTTAAATTTACAGGACATAATTGAAATTaagcaaaatattttaaaaaggtTTGGAGGTATGATTAGAAATGCACTTGATTTATTTGAAATGGAACAGAATGATATAATTCCTACTAATTTATCAAGGTATATAAGTATGTTAAATACAAATGGCattaattgagaaattgatattGAATTTGATTGATTAGTTTAGACAATCTATTAAAGGGTGGTTTGTATTATGGtcaaatttatgaaatatgtgGTGTATCTTCAAGTGGCAAATCACAATTATGCTTTGCAATTGCAACTAACATTGCATTGAAGACTAATAATATTGTACGGTACATTGATACAAAAAGGGATTTTTGTGGTTCAAGAAtagaacaaattttattaaaacaggATTTTAGTAAAcaggtatatataaatataaaaatataattatgattTAAAATGCCAGTAAAacacatttttatttcaattttaggTTATAGATGAAACTATGGAACGTATCAAAGTATGCTGTGTATACAGTATACATCAGTTGTTTAAAGTTTTATGCTTGTTAACAGTTAGTTTGAAAGAAGAAGGTGGAGAGTGTCGTACTAGGATTATAATCATTGATTCTTTACcaggaataatttttaaattttgtaaagatagaaaaataacaGTTGCTTTAAATCAGCTAGCAAATATGTGTCACTATATTGCAAAAGAATTTCGTTTGtcaattattattgttaatttGATTACTCAGTGGGATGTTGTCAGTGAAGAAGGACCTAGCACAAgttcaaatgaaaattatagTGTAACTCCTACTTTAGGAAAATATTGGTTACATATTCCTAATACAAGACTGTTATTGGAAAAAATTGAACTTGGAAagagaaaaatttcaatttgGAACAGTTGCCAATTGGAAGCAAACCTTACATGCACGTTAACTATAAATGATTCTGGTATTTCATGTCCATAAATACATCATGTACatctataattaaatataagttTATTATTACTTTGATTTACAAGGATcttgtaaataatataaataaatatatatacatatattttgtatgcTACATAAACTGTTTGCTAAATTATCAATAAGTATGGAACTCATGTTATTCgtaatatatgaaaaatatgtataaataaaataaattaattctatTTTGGCATTTAACCATTAGAATTTTAATATCGATTAATGCGGTAAAACTAATCTgacagaatataaaatatagaatagactCGCGTAGTAAACTTTACGTTTACCGCTAATTTCAAAACTACAAGAACGTCGTCAATAACTTCCGGTGACGTTAGATTTCCAGCGTTGCCATATTTTGTGAATGTGGACAGAAGCACAACTGTTTATAATGGTTATATTAGATTAGTGTTTGTTAGAGaatattgttaattaattgCTAAGAACCATGGCTTCCTTAGTTGCGGATTATGGAACTTCCTCGAGTTCAGAAAGTAGTGGCGATGATATTTCAGACGGTGCCGATAACACGTAAGCTTTTACCCTCATGAACCTGTTTCCCTATTGTTTGTTTTCTCCCTTCCTTCGTATAACCCTTCATAATCTCATAAATTTTGACTCCTAAAAcaaattacatattattatgTCATTACATTCTTAACACTGTATTTTGTGTAAATGTATGTTTATTTTTCGTGAAATATATGACTTTATATATTTTCGTCTGAATTGGCGAAATGAAAATTAGAGAAAGTATGTTCACTTCTTAAATTTTACGTTCTACAATATTAATgtggtattttttttttcttttcttttgcattaataattttttaatgtcaCGTTTCGATATTAATAAACTAAATGCATAACGATATTCTGCATTTTTTATAGATtaatgttatttttatatttatattaatataagcatATTAAATCACAGTTAGTAGTTACACATCAGATTGAATTTGTTCTTTGTAATCTGATATTGCCTAACCCTTAGTTttaaggaagaggaagaagaggatgacgaagaagaagaacataatgaaaataatgaaatatgtaAAACAGCTTCCAAAGAGAAACTTCCATTACCAACTCCAGACTTTAATGGTATACCCACGATGAAAACTTCGGTCTTCTCAAATCCATTTGTTGAAGCAGAAAAAGCAAAGAGTGCAATTCTTGAGAAACATGTGAAAATGACGCCGACTCTTGATGATACAAAAATGATAAATGGCAGAAAGATTTGTTGGAACTATAGGAAAGGTAGATGCCGATTTGGTCATAATTGTACCTTTGCACACGATTCAGATTTACATCGTACAGCAGCTGAGTTAGAAGCAATTAGAACACCACAGGAAACAGTTATTTGTCAGACTCAGTATAATGGCCAAGTTCCCATCAATGACGATGATGAGATAGATCAAGAAAATAATCAAATGAATAGACGCAAGAAAAGGCCAGGATTAAGTCAATCTTTAGTACCAAGCAAAAAAGTCTTAAAAATGTACAAAGCACAACAAGCTAAAGCTATTAGTAGATAAATGTAACTGTGTCAAGCATACGAATGATGTTAACATTTAATTAGATGCTCTGAAATGGGAGTAACTTATGATTCATATGCTTTATAACTCAAATGAATTTATACAAGTGAAATTgattataaattgtataaaaaatgataatcaAAAAACATGAAATGGTTTATAAGCGAAAAACAGTATAAAagattaataatttctttacatatgaacaaaggaaaaaaaataaaacaaatatatgCTTCCagtaaaattttacaaaaaagaTATGACACATGCAGATAATGCCTATTTCTAAATGAATTAAAAGTTTCAGGATGATTTAAATACtacttaatatttataaaaagaagcGTTTGTTATgtatataaagaatatagagTTTAATTGTATAATTAATACTTCCAGGGACCTGTATAAGTGGATCATAATTCATTGTCTTGCATGCAAatagttttataaatatatttctatttatactTGGTATTCTTAACTTGCCCATGAAAAAATGATGAAACATGTCTTCTTACTACTTACATTTtgttatgtaatttaattaccTATATGTCTCTCTTTCATTAGAAAGAGGCAGCTATTTGAAAGTTTTCCTGTATCAGAATTCTGAAATATTTACAAGTAACTATAAATAGTTATTCTACCTAGATTGAGATTAGATAGATACAAAATATCACTGCAGCTTTACTAAAAATTTTTTTAGATCCTGTTTAATGTACAGAGCAAAAATTATCTATATGAAAGCGATGTATGTAAAGAAAGGATTACGCGAGTTGTGTACAATATTGTTAATACTTTTTCTTGATAAACTATTTAATCTAGTATCTACCTTAGATACTAATAACACAATATTATAACAATGGTAtaccaaaaaaagaaaaaaactatAATTACGCTTCCATTATGCATTACTTTttatataatgttataagatGTAAAATAAGGCTTTATAATTCTACATGGAacaatgaaacgttaaatatttGGTTTCATCGATGTAACGTCACGTAGCTCCCTTTTCACATGATTTATCTGTGTCAGTATTTTTACTAATTTTTTTACTGTGTATTATAACACACTGTGTGTGTATACTGTCTACTTCCTATATACATAATTCGTATTTCATTAAACTTCAGCAATATATTAAATacgaaaaaaattaatttattaaaccaGAAAATGAATGTGAAGTCCGAAAAtgcctatatgtcggagaatgTAACACAAACACAGGTTTACGACtttccttctttattttatatagcaataagtttatgaaaggaaatttTTCGAAAGAGCAATAAATTACAATGACCAAGATATTACTAGTTTTTATCCTTCTCCTAGCTGTACCATATGAAAATCGGTATAAGTTTCAatctgcaaaataaaatgataataaattacTTGGCTTATACGAATAATTTGAAAGAATGAAAAAGAGAAGGGGTATATCAAAATGGGTAAAAAATGATAGGCACATGACATTTTATTAGACAATCATGGGTACAATATATGAATTCAGACCAATTATATATGGCATAAGTGCATTGATAACTGATTATTGCATCTttcattgaaaatatatatttatatatcatttttttcACTTCTGTGACTGAACATCTCACAGGCACTTTGTCTCTAAATAATAGTAAAGTTTGTGACAAatgtttttatgtaaaatatatatatatatatatgtatatgtatatatatatatatatatatatatatatatatatatcttataacATATTTTATGTTCATTAAGTTATGTTCAATGAGAAAACAatgtttgctgataaattaaataataaaatgaacgtTCTTCATAAGGGACTACAATAtagaaatcgatatttttatttaacccaacaacatttccaataaattaattaatcataCTTTTCATAGTTACTCAACGATATTATTCATCTAAAGACAAGTCAAATATTAGATTTATGTCAGTATTTTACAAGACACCActaatgattaatttatttgtaaaatttatgtcTATAGCAGGGACCAAAGTTTTCCGTCTACAGTACTATCCATAAATTTAAAGTTGTTCACATTAGTGCAGAGCGTTACTTTTCTATTGAGATaatgttaaatatttctaaaggAAAGTATACTTCATACAGATCGTTTGTTCTTGAATAATTACATAGCTCCATACGTGTTTTGTATGCTATGTATTACATGTGTTTTGTATCACAATTATTCATAGTAATATTCTTAAATAAAGAGTTACTACGGTACTCTAGATAAAACACACAACGAAGCAAGGAGATGAAAAGTGAAATGGAGTGATTTAGATGTAAAAATGCTTGGTATATTAATCGACATCATTTGTTAAACAAATTGGTAAAAAATAAGTTACAGTCGAATTATTAAGTACATTTCGCATTGGTACCTTCAAAGTGTGCACGcaagattaattaaaaaataggtATTATAGTTTGTAAGTTTCGTATCGTTTGTCATTTTCGTATTGCCTAGGAAATTTTAGATCGAGATAGCAGCTGTCAGtgtcaataaaatattttgtttctttttagaATTGTGTTATTTGTCCCTTATCATTGCCTAATGTATTTATACCGTCGTGTTTTCACATCGTTTCGAAACCTGCTCTCATTACACCTCTTCGTACTTTTTCGTTTTAAGGATCGTCATTTAGTGTTTCGTAGGACTACCGCATTCTTGACTATTGCTTTTTATACTATTTTGTTCGGCAAATTTCACGATACCATTCGTAACACCGTAGACACCATTCTGTACGCCATTTACAACTTTATCTACACTATTTATAACAACGTCCACACCATTGACTCTACAACGATCAAGTCCATTTACTGTTTTTTTAACCGATGTATCTTTCGCTTCCGAAGAGCAAGTACTTTTTGTTTCTGTTGATCCAGATTCCGTTAAGCCTGCAAGAGCGTAATCTGTGCAATTTAAAAGAAACTGATCAAACAAGAAAGACAATCAAAGACAGATCTACGCGAAAAAGAGTGTATCAAACGACTTTCTCGATATATCTTTTTCATTAAAGAAATACGCGTAATTTATTAGTTACGGATGTCTGTATAATTTAATGGCAAACGATATTCGATACGTACCTTGCAAATTATGGCAGAATTTATTCGTATTGTTCCATTCTTCTCTTAGACTGAGATTGAACATACTGTAATCCGGGTTTCCAGTGACCTCTTTTTCGATTGTCAGGAACTGTGGTAATATGTTCTTAAGCTCGTCTCCGGACAATGCTGTGTACGTTTCAAGCAGCATCAATCCCCGACACCTGTAATCATATTAGACAcatttatctatatatataataaattatttcgttACACGATTGCGCGTGATTTCTTAACTCTCACCTTGGATGAGCGGGTTCTCTGTATATATCTAATTGGAAATACTGATTGTTGATGAGGAAACATCGTCGACGCTTGAAGATGGTGAAATGCGAGTCATCGCGTTGAGCGAGCATATTCAAATAATCTCGATGAGTCAATTGTGTTTTTACTTCGATCACTTGGCCGCACATTTTTGGACGTCGAATTGTATGAATGTAAGACCAGTGACCTATCAACGTAAATTTATACGTGATTACGCGTTATCGATACAGACGTGTTGGCATTGTAAATCTCAAATAGTAACTGTCTCGCGAACCTTTTTGCCCGCGTTTACGCAGACGAGCCTGCATCTTCGGATTGTTACTTTGGAGGTAGTTATGGACGACATCAAAGTCCTGGAACGGCGGGAACCCAGAGTCCGCCGGTAAAGGACCTTTGACAAGGAACTTGACTTTTCTGCTACTTGCTCTCAATCTGTCTCCGGTATCGATACCCAGCTTCTGGCACACGCATTCGATCATACGACAGAGTTTCGTTTCGAAGTCCTGCGAATTGTCTATCACATCGAAGTAAGGATGCCCAACCCAGGCGGCCGCCGCTTTATAATCGAGTTCTCTGGCTACCACGACGCCTTCCGAACGACACGCGTGATCTTCCGTCGAGTAGAATTCCTCGGCGCCGTTTGCTGCCGAGACCATATGGATGATCTGATTGTACCTATTGTCTCGCAGCTCCACGTTGTTCCATCCGTTCGAAGCCATCATCAATTCCCATTTATCTTTCGATATAACTAAATTAAAGAAGAGAAAGATCTGGTTTAACTTTGATTCGTAAAGGACCAGAGGAAAAGATAGGCAGCATAGTTATTAATATCGCTCACATGCAGAGGCATCCATGGCACCACGATCACAGATAATAAGACAATTTCGCGAACAGCTGTCACCCAGCTGGAAGAACGTATTCTCTATCTGTATCATCGTGCGCAGAAGATTCTCTTGAAATTTGAACGCTGAAACAGAATAACATAAATCACGTACAATTTTAGATCGGTCAATGCGAAACAAGTTATAGTTTCTTGTTTCTACGAGTCAACTTTTACACGCTACCTGGCTGATCGGTAACTACGCaacaattactttttccgtCTTTGCAACTGTTTACGTAATCGCAAGCCATGAATTAATTGAACGTAGGAATTTATTAACACATTTGCACAATTGCATTGATAAGCGATAATGATCGTGTATTTTTCTCAACGAATGATCATATGCGTAACGATATGCTACTACGAGCGTAACACGgtgattaatttaaatttcttcGAAGTAGCGTGCTCGTTAACTTCTATAGGTATTTCAAGTCCTCTCGTTTCGACGTcgttcaaagaaaaaaaaaaaaaaaaagagagagaaaaaaaaaggtaaatATCAAGCACGAGGTTGATGCTATATTTTACGTGAAAATTATCTTAATAGTTCGCGTAATAATCAACGCGCTACTAACTAAAGCGATTAGGATCGATCGTATCCAAGAACAAATCACAGCCTTATCTAATCGAGGTCAACTGCCAAGAGCTTCGATACACGATTCTTTCAAATAACTAAAATCGCGTTATCGCGAGAGCCGATAAATCAAGTGCAATTAATAGTAGCTCGAAAAGTTTTGCAATTGTCGAAATAGGAAATACGAGGATCGAAGTTGGCTCCCTTAACAACATCTTTCGAGCatctctttcctttccttttctttttttttttctttctttttgtacaGACGATACTCCAGATCTGTTTATGTACGCGTCTCACAGTGTTTTATCTACATGTATATTTCTAGGTTTCTCGCATCTTGACCCAAAGTCAAGTTGGCCCAGCTGATATCTGGTACGGTGCACGTATTCTTTTGCAACGAAATCCACCACAGACAAACAAGTTTCGCATTAGTCGTTGCTTGCACGCATCTGCCAGAGATGCGACGCATCGTTTTAGACGGGCCAGACGGGCCAACCGGCTGCTATTACTGCGTGTATGCGTGTGTGAGTTCTTGTCACGATAGGTTCTCGTTATCGAAACGGTGAGAAAAACTCCAATTAACGGAATGATCGTCCGCAGGCTTTGACGGTGTTCGATAATCGTTCGAAACGATTGGCGTTTTCGATTATCAAGCCGTAACCAGATTCAGCATTTCCCAGTATCAGCGTCGTGAACGCGTCTTCGTCTCGACGCGCGCGGTTCCACGAGCATAAAACAATCGCGACTAATGGTCCGTGGGACGTCTTTATGATTTAACGGATGAACGACGACGAATATCGTGGATATCGTGCGTGCAATTAATAGCATCGAACGTCTGCATACGTTTATTAGCAACGGGCTATTACGCTCCCGAAAGTTAATAGAATTAGCAAGGAGAGCCGACAAGTACATACGAGGTTGATCTTTTATCACGGAGGAACGTACTTTCTTAAATTCTTCTTTCGATGTATAAGTACATCGATTAAAAACGCTCGAGCAAGGTTTCTGTACACGTACACGAATATGATCCAAGTATACAGGACGAACGAAAGTAAAAGTTCGGAAGGAAATGCTGGACGGTGTATGCGATGAGAATGCTCATACCTAATTTACCAAGAGTGGC encodes the following:
- the Ttd14 gene encoding TRPL translocation defect 14 isoform X3 gives rise to the protein MEQKRLYKVVLTGGPCGGKTTGQARLCTFFENMGWKVFRVPETATVLLSGGIKFSDLNAEEAKGSGSRPSITKSSQRHYRNRSDKGEARWPEILEVDSAFKFQENLLRTMIQIENTFFQLGDSCSRNCLIICDRGAMDASAFISKDKWELMMASNGWNNVELRDNRYNQIIHMVSAANGAEEFYSTEDHACRSEGVVVARELDYKAAAAWVGHPYFDVIDNSQDFETKLCRMIECVCQKLGIDTGDRLRASSRKVKFLVKGPLPADSGFPPFQDFDVVHNYLQSNNPKMQARLRKRGQKGHWSYIHTIRRPKMCGQVIEVKTQLTHRDYLNMLAQRDDSHFTIFKRRRCFLINNQYFQLDIYREPAHPRCRGLMLLETYTALSGDELKNILPQFLTIEKEVTGNPDYSMFNLSLREEWNNTNKFCHNLQDYALAGLTESGSTETKSTCSSEAKDTSVKKTVNGLDRCRVNGVDVVINSVDKVVNGVQNGVYGVTNGIVKFAEQNSIKSNSQECGSPTKH